A stretch of DNA from Streptomyces xanthii:
TGACCTCCTCGATGACCTCGCGGGAGGTGACGGCCGAGAGGGTGTCGAAGACGGCCTGCGCCCACGGCCCCATCTTCTCGGCCTCGGAGCCCGGCAGATAGCCGAGCTCCTGCCCGCCGACCGCGTACAGCGGCCGGAAGACCATCACCTTCTGGTGCTGGCGGCGCTCCAGGACCGCCTCCAGGCCCGCGCACAGCGCGAGCGCGGACTTGCCGGTGCCGGCCCGGCCGCCCATCGAGACGATGCCGACGTCCGGTTCGAGCAGCAGATCGAGCGCGATCCGCTGTTCGGCGCTGCGGCCCTTGAGGCCGAAGGCCTCCCGGTCGCCGCGCACGAGCCGGACGTTGCCCTCCGGCGTGACCCGGCCGAGGGCCTTGCCGCGCTCGGAGTGGATCGTCAGGCCCGTGTGGACGGGCAGCTCGGCCGCCTCGGGGACGTAGAGGCTGTCCTCCTCGAAGAGCAGGTCCACCTGTTCGGCGGGGAGCGTCAGTTCGGACATTCCGGTCCAGCCGGAGTCCGTGATGGCGAGCTCGGCCCGGTACTCCTCGGCGAGGAGTCCGACCGAGGACGCCTTGATCCGCAGCGGCAGATCCTTCGACACGACGGTGACGTCGTACCCCTCGGCCTGCAGGTTGCGGGCGACCGCGAGGATCCGGGAGTCGTTGTCGCCCAGGCGGTAGCCGGACGGGAGGATTCCCGGGTCGGAGTGGTTGAGCTCGACGCGGAGCGTTCCGCCCAGTTCGCCGGTGGGGATCGGGGCGTCCAGACGTCCGTGCCGGATCCGGTAGTCGTCGAGCAGGCGCAGGGCCTGCCGGGCGAAGTAGCCGAGTTCCGGATGCTGCCGCTTGGCCTCCAGTTCCGTGACCACGACGACGGGCAGCACGACCTCGTGCTCGTCGAAGCGGGTCATGGCGTTCGGATCGGCCAGCAGGACGCTGGTGTCGAGAACATAAGTGCGCCGGTCGGGCTTGCGGAGGCGCTTGTTGCTGGTCACCACGAAGGACGTACCCCCTCGGAATGAGGTCGGGCGAGCGACGGAGGAGTTACCGGGCCGGGAGGGTGGGAGAAGACCACCGGTCGTCGGCCGCGCTGCGCGGGCCGGGACCGGCCCTCCAAGTCGTCTTCCGTACGCTTCGGCGTGCGGTCGTCCTGGTGCAAAGGGCCTCCCGGGCGGGCAGCCCCGTGCCGCCCGCTGAGATGCGGTGTCCTTGGTGTGGACACCGACCTGGAGGGCTTATTCCCTCGAACGAGCGCCGCCATGCAACGAGGCAGGGCGGCGCGTTCGTTAACTCCTGATGACGCTTTATGTCCTGGTGGCGGCGGGGGTGCCGGGTGGCCGTCCGGGAGGCTGTCTAGCCGCCGAAACGGCGGTGGCGGGCCGCGTAGTCACGCATGGCGCGCAGGAAGTCGACCTTGCGGAAGGCGGGCCAGAAGACGTCGCAGAAGTAGTACTCGGAGTGGGCGGTCTGCCAGAGCATGAAGCCGGACAGGCGCTGCTCGCCGCTGGTGCGGATGACGAGGTCCGGGTCGGGCTGGGCGCTCGTGTAGAGGTGCCGGCCGATGGAGTCGATGTCGACGGACTCGGCGACCTCTTCGAGGGTCTGCTTCTTCTCGGCGGCCTCGTGCAGCATCGAGCGGACGGCGTCGGCGATCTCCTGGCGGCCGCCGTAGCCGATCGCCACGTTCACCACTATCCCGTCGACGTGCGCGGTGGCCGCGTCGGCCTCCTTGAGCACGCTGCGCAGGCCGTCGGGCAGCAGGTCGGTGGCGCCCACGTGGTGGACGCGCCAGCGGCCGTCGGCGGCGAGGGAGCGGACCGTCTCCTCGATGATGCCGAGCAGCG
This window harbors:
- a CDS encoding isoprenyl transferase; translation: MNLRDRLRGLLVRLYARRVEGHLDHDQVPKHIGVIMDGNRRWAKAAGSTTAQGHQAGAAKIEEFLGWCTETDVEVVTLWLLSTDNFDRPPEELVPLLGIIEETVRSLAADGRWRVHHVGATDLLPDGLRSVLKEADAATAHVDGIVVNVAIGYGGRQEIADAVRSMLHEAAEKKQTLEEVAESVDIDSIGRHLYTSAQPDPDLVIRTSGEQRLSGFMLWQTAHSEYYFCDVFWPAFRKVDFLRAMRDYAARHRRFGG
- a CDS encoding PhoH family protein; translation: MVTSNKRLRKPDRRTYVLDTSVLLADPNAMTRFDEHEVVLPVVVVTELEAKRQHPELGYFARQALRLLDDYRIRHGRLDAPIPTGELGGTLRVELNHSDPGILPSGYRLGDNDSRILAVARNLQAEGYDVTVVSKDLPLRIKASSVGLLAEEYRAELAITDSGWTGMSELTLPAEQVDLLFEEDSLYVPEAAELPVHTGLTIHSERGKALGRVTPEGNVRLVRGDREAFGLKGRSAEQRIALDLLLEPDVGIVSMGGRAGTGKSALALCAGLEAVLERRQHQKVMVFRPLYAVGGQELGYLPGSEAEKMGPWAQAVFDTLSAVTSREVIEEVTARGMLEVLPLTHIRGRSLHDAFVIVDEAQSLERNVLLTVLSRIGANSRVVLTHDVAQRDNLRVGRYDGVVAVVEKLKGHPLFAHVTLTRSERSQIAALVTEMLEDGQI